Proteins encoded together in one Solanum lycopersicum chromosome 7, SLM_r2.1 window:
- the LOC101263430 gene encoding cytochrome P450 CYP72A219 isoform X2 — translation MSVSIKGKSSFIWLGPYPIVLITKPEHVKEIFTKNYVYLKQTHPNPFTKLLAKGLVSLEEDKWAKHRKIINPTFHVEKLKHMLPAFYVCCSEMISKWEEIVPKGTSTEIDVWPDLEKMTSEVISRTAFGSSYEEGRIVFELQKEQAEHVMEVARSIYIPGSRFLPTKRNKRMLEIEKEIQTTIRRIIDKRLRAMEGGETSKDDLLGILLESNMKEIEQHGSKDFGMTTVEVIEECKLFYFAGQETTSVLLVWTMILLCLHPEWQVRAREEVLQVFGNDKPDLEGLGRLKIVTMILYETLRLFPPLPTFGRTNKEEVKLGELNLPAGVILIVPAILVHYDKEIWGEDAKEFKPERFSEGVSKATKGQFSFIPFGGGPRICIGQNFAMMEAKMALAMILQRFSFELSPSYTHAPFAVVTIHPQYGAPLLMRKL, via the exons ATGTCAGTTAGTATAAAAG GTAAAAGTTCTTTCATCTGGCTAGGCCCCTATCCAATCGTGTTGATCACGAAACCTGAACATGTAAAGGAGATTTTCACAAAGAATTATGTGTATCTAAAGCAAACTCATCCCAATCCATTCACCAAGTTATTGGCTAAAGGTCTTGTTAGCCTTGAGGAGGACAAATGGGCCAAACACAGAAAGATCATCAATCCTACCTTCCATGTCGAGAAGCTAAAG CATATGCTGCCAGCATTTTACGTGTGTTGTAGTGAAATGATAAGCAAATGGGAGGAGATTGTTCCAAAGGGAACATCAACCGAGATCGATGTATGGCCAGACCTTGAAAAGATGACCAGTGAAGTCATTTCTCGCACAGCATTTGGGAGTAGCTATGAAGAAGGAAGAATAGTATTTGAACTTCAGAAGGAACAAGCTGAGCATGTAATGGAAGTAGCACGTTCAATTTACATACCTGGATCTAG GTTCTTACctacaaaaagaaacaaaagaatgctggaaattgaaaaggaaattcAAACAACAATTAGGCGTATCATTGACAAGAGATTGAGGGCAATGGAAGGAGGGGAGACTAGTAAAGATGACTTACTAGGCATATTACTTGAATCCAATATGAAAGAAATTGAACAACACGGAAGCAAAGATTTCGGAATGACAACAGTTGAAGTGATTGAAGAGTGCAAGTTATTCTATTTTGCTGGACAAGAGACCACTTCAGTGTTGCTCGTATGGACAATGATTTTGTTGTGCCTACATCCCGAGTGGCAAGTACGTGCCAGAGAGGAGGTGTTGCAGGTATTTGGAAATGATAAACCAGATTTGGAAGGACTAGGTCGCTTGAAAATA GTGACCATGATCTTGTATGAGACGCTAAGGCTATTCCCCCCATTACCAACATTTGGTAGAACGAATAAAGAAGAAGTGAAATTGGGGGAATTAAATCTACCAGCTGGAGTGATACTCATAGTACCCGCAATCTTAGTACATTATGATAAGGAAATATGGGGTGAAGACGCAAAGGAATTCAAACCAGAAAGATTTAGTGAAGGAGTGTCAAAGGCAACCAAAGGACAATTCTCGTTTATCCCATTTGGAGGAGGGCCGCGAATTTGCATTGGACAAAACTTTGCAATGATGGAAGCAAAAATGGCATTAGCAATGATACTACAAAGGTTCTCCTTCGAACTCTCTCCATCATATACACATGCTCCATTTGCAGTAGTGACTATTCATCCTCAGTATGGTGCTCCTCTGCTTATGCGCAAACTCTAA
- the LOC101263430 gene encoding cytochrome P450 CYP72A219 isoform X1 codes for MEFLSFMRSMEISYNIIITTICVVILLFYTWKVLNWAWFGPKKLENCLRQRGLKGNPYKLLYGDLNELTKSIVEAKSKPINFSDDIAQRLIPFFLNSINKNGKSSFIWLGPYPIVLITKPEHVKEIFTKNYVYLKQTHPNPFTKLLAKGLVSLEEDKWAKHRKIINPTFHVEKLKHMLPAFYVCCSEMISKWEEIVPKGTSTEIDVWPDLEKMTSEVISRTAFGSSYEEGRIVFELQKEQAEHVMEVARSIYIPGSRFLPTKRNKRMLEIEKEIQTTIRRIIDKRLRAMEGGETSKDDLLGILLESNMKEIEQHGSKDFGMTTVEVIEECKLFYFAGQETTSVLLVWTMILLCLHPEWQVRAREEVLQVFGNDKPDLEGLGRLKIVTMILYETLRLFPPLPTFGRTNKEEVKLGELNLPAGVILIVPAILVHYDKEIWGEDAKEFKPERFSEGVSKATKGQFSFIPFGGGPRICIGQNFAMMEAKMALAMILQRFSFELSPSYTHAPFAVVTIHPQYGAPLLMRKL; via the exons ATGGAGTTTTTATCATTTATGAGATCAATGGAGATTTCTtacaacataattataacaacaattTGTGTTGTAATTTTGTTGTTCTATACATGGAAAGTGTTGAATTGGGCATGGTTTGGaccaaaaaaattggaaaattgcTTAAGGCAAAGAGGTCTAAAAGGAAATCCATATAAGTTACTCTATGGAGATTTGAATGAATTGACAAAAAGTATAGTTGAAGCTAAATCTAAGCCAATCAATTTCTCTGATGATATAGCTCAAAGACTCATCCCTTTTTTCCTCAACTCCATCAACAAAAATG GTAAAAGTTCTTTCATCTGGCTAGGCCCCTATCCAATCGTGTTGATCACGAAACCTGAACATGTAAAGGAGATTTTCACAAAGAATTATGTGTATCTAAAGCAAACTCATCCCAATCCATTCACCAAGTTATTGGCTAAAGGTCTTGTTAGCCTTGAGGAGGACAAATGGGCCAAACACAGAAAGATCATCAATCCTACCTTCCATGTCGAGAAGCTAAAG CATATGCTGCCAGCATTTTACGTGTGTTGTAGTGAAATGATAAGCAAATGGGAGGAGATTGTTCCAAAGGGAACATCAACCGAGATCGATGTATGGCCAGACCTTGAAAAGATGACCAGTGAAGTCATTTCTCGCACAGCATTTGGGAGTAGCTATGAAGAAGGAAGAATAGTATTTGAACTTCAGAAGGAACAAGCTGAGCATGTAATGGAAGTAGCACGTTCAATTTACATACCTGGATCTAG GTTCTTACctacaaaaagaaacaaaagaatgctggaaattgaaaaggaaattcAAACAACAATTAGGCGTATCATTGACAAGAGATTGAGGGCAATGGAAGGAGGGGAGACTAGTAAAGATGACTTACTAGGCATATTACTTGAATCCAATATGAAAGAAATTGAACAACACGGAAGCAAAGATTTCGGAATGACAACAGTTGAAGTGATTGAAGAGTGCAAGTTATTCTATTTTGCTGGACAAGAGACCACTTCAGTGTTGCTCGTATGGACAATGATTTTGTTGTGCCTACATCCCGAGTGGCAAGTACGTGCCAGAGAGGAGGTGTTGCAGGTATTTGGAAATGATAAACCAGATTTGGAAGGACTAGGTCGCTTGAAAATA GTGACCATGATCTTGTATGAGACGCTAAGGCTATTCCCCCCATTACCAACATTTGGTAGAACGAATAAAGAAGAAGTGAAATTGGGGGAATTAAATCTACCAGCTGGAGTGATACTCATAGTACCCGCAATCTTAGTACATTATGATAAGGAAATATGGGGTGAAGACGCAAAGGAATTCAAACCAGAAAGATTTAGTGAAGGAGTGTCAAAGGCAACCAAAGGACAATTCTCGTTTATCCCATTTGGAGGAGGGCCGCGAATTTGCATTGGACAAAACTTTGCAATGATGGAAGCAAAAATGGCATTAGCAATGATACTACAAAGGTTCTCCTTCGAACTCTCTCCATCATATACACATGCTCCATTTGCAGTAGTGACTATTCATCCTCAGTATGGTGCTCCTCTGCTTATGCGCAAACTCTAA
- the LOC101263131 gene encoding cytochrome P450 CYP72A219-like: METLNNIIIATIFVTILLVHTWKVLNWAWFRPKKLEKFFRQQGLCGNSYRLLHGDLKEFSKSIKEAQSKPINNLSNDIAPRIIPYFIQTISKYGKNCFVWFGPKPMILIMESEQIREIFAKNYVYQKPHHSNPVANLLARGIANYEEDKWAKHRKILKPAFHMEKLKLMLPAFYLSCIEMLKEWEQIIPYEGSKELDIWPQFQKLTSDMISRTAFGSSYEEGRRIFELQKEQAEIIMKQFNSIYIPGSRFLPTKSNKKMKETEKEVQESIRRLLDNRLKAKEAGQEFGDDLLGTLLESNSNEIEEQGSKEFGLTIDEVIRECKLFYFAGQETTSVWLVWTMILLSRHQNWQAKAREEVLQAFGSDQPAFDELSRLKIVTMILYESLRLYPPLATRIRRTNEETKLGNMYLPNGSLLFIPTILLHHDKEIWGEDAEEFKPERFSEGVLNATKGQMTFFPFGAGPRICIGQNFAMLEAKMAIALILQRFEFELSPSYIHVPHCIVALQPKYGAPLLLQKL; encoded by the exons atggagaccctcaACAACATAATTATAGCAACAATTTTTGTTACAATTTTGTTGGTACATACATGGAAAGTGTTGAATTGGGCATGGTTTAGGCCAAAGAAATTAGAGAAGTTTTTTAGACAACAAGGCTTATGTGGAAATTCTTATAGGCTACTCCATGGAGATTTGAAAGAGTTCTCTAAGAGCATCAAGGAAGCACAATCAAAGCCTATTAATAATCTTTCAAATGACATAGCTCCAAGAATCATTCCTTATTTTATTCAAACTATTAGTAAATatg GGAAAAATTGTTTTGTATGGTTTGGGCCAAAACCAATGATACTAATAATGGAAAGTGAACAAATTAGAGAGATATTTGCTAAGAATTATGTTTATCAAAAGCCTCACCACAGTAATCCAGTTGCCAATTTGTTGGCTAGAGGCATAGCAAACTATGAAGAAGATAAATGGGCAAAACATAGAAAGATCTTAAAGCCAGCTTTCCATATGGAGAAGTTGAAG CTTATGTTGCCTGCTTTTTACTTGAGCTGTATTGAGATGCTAAAAGAATGGGAACAAATTATCCCATATGAAGGATCAAAAGAGTTGGATATTTGgcctcaatttcaaaaattaacaaGTGATATGATTTCGCGTACGGCATTTGGTAGTAGCTatgaagaaggaagaagaatatttgaacttcaaaaagaACAAGCTGAGATTATTATGAAACAGTTCAATTCCATTTATATCCCAGGATCAAG ATTTTTGCCCACCAAAAGcaacaagaaaatgaaagaaactgAAAAAGAAGTTCAAGAATCGATAAGGCGTCTACTTGACAACAGATTGAAGGCAAAAGAAGCAGGGCAGGAATTTGGTGATGACTTATTAGGTACATTACTAGAATCAAATTCCAACGAAATCGAAGAACAAGGAAGCAAAGAATTTGGATTAACTATCGATGAAGTAATTCGAGAAtgcaaattattttattttgctggACAAGAAACCACTTCAGTGTGGCTTGTTTGGACTATGATTTTGTTATCTAGACATCAAAATTGGCAGGCAAAAGCTAGAGAGGAAGTTTTGCAAGCCTTTGGAAGTGATCAACCAGCTTTTGATGAATTAAGTCGGTTGAAAATC GTAACGATGATTTTGTACGAGTCCTTAAGACTATATCCACCACTAGCAACTCGTATCAGGAGGACTAATGAAGAAACTAAATTAGGAAATATGTATCTACCAAATGGATCGTTGCTATTCATACCAACAATCTTATTGCATCACGACAAAGAAATATGGGGCGAAGATGCAGAGGAGTTCAAGCCAGAGAGATTCAGTGAAGGCGTTTTAAACGCGACAAAGGGCCAAATGACGTTTTTTCCATTTGGAGCAGGACCAAGAATATGCATTGGACAAAACTTCGCCATGTTAGAAGCAAAAATGGCTATAGCTTTGATTCTACAACGGTTCGAGTTTGAGCTCTCTCCATCTTATATACATGTTCCACATTGTATTGTAGCTTTGCAGCCTAAGTATGGTGCTCCTTTACTTCTGCAGAAGCTCTAG
- the LOC101262533 gene encoding cytochrome P450 CYP72A219 has product MEIVAYYLVSFLLTITSVIYAWKLLDWAWFRPRKLEKCLRKQGLKGNSYKLIFGDLKELAKSFEDVKSKPLNVFDDDITPRIVPYFVDTIKKHGKNCFIWIGPKPMVLVNDAEVIRDVFNKYVLYQKPKPTPLTKLLAQGLASYEEDKWAMHRKILNPAFHMEKIKNMVPAIHLSCTEMVSQWEESISTKGTSCEIDIWPYLQKLSSDVISRTAFGSNYEEGRMIFELQKEQAQHFIEATRTLYILGSRFLPTKKNRRMKEIDKNVQAMIRGIIDKRVKALKAGEANTDDLLGMLLESNFKQIEQHGNKDFGMSTREIIEECKLFYFAGQETTSVLLVWTMILLSRHLDWQTRAREEVLQVFGDSKLEFDGLNRLKIVTMILNESLRLYPPADSLNRKTTTNTKLGELSLPAGVMLVLPIILLHHDKEIWGEDATEFKPERFSEGVSKATKGQMTFFPFGGGPRICIGLNFTMIEAKMALAMILQHFSFELSPSYTHAPQSVITIQPQYGAPLILHKL; this is encoded by the exons atggAGATTGTTGCTTACTActtagtttcttttttattaacaaTAACTTCAGTAATATATGCATGGAAGTTGTTAGATTGGGCATGGTTTAGGCCAAGAAAACTAGAAAAATGCCTAAGAAAACAAGGTCTCAAAGGGAACTcttacaaattaatttttggagATCTCAAAGAGTTAGCCAAAAGCTTTGAAGATGTTAAGTCCAAGCCATTGAATGTCTTTGATGATGACATAACTCCTAGAATTGTTCCTTATTTTGTTGATACAATCAAGAAACATG gtaaaaattgttttatatgGATTGGGCCAAAGCCTATGGTATTAGTAAATGATGCTGAGGTAATAAGAGATGTGTTTAACAAATATGTTCTCTACCAAAAGCCTAAACCAACTCCCCTCACCAAGTTGCTAGCACAAGGACTTGCAAGCTATGAAGAGGATAAATGGGCAATGCATAGAAAAATCCTCAATCCTGCTTTCCATATGGAGAAGATTAAG AATATGGTTCCAGCAATTCATTTGAGCTGCACTGAAATGGTGAGCCAATGGGAGGAGTCAATCTCAACGAAAGGAACATCTTGTGAAATCGATATATGGCCTTACCTTCAAAAATTGTCTAGTGATGTGATTTCTCGAACAGCCTTTGGAAGCAACTATGAAGAAGGTCGAATGATATTTGAGCTTCAAAAAGAACAAGCTCAGCATTTCATTGAAGCTACTCGTACCTTGTATATTCTAGGATCGAG GTTTTTGCCAACTAAGAAAAATCGAAGGATGAAGGAGATCGATAAAAACGTTCAAGCAATGATTAGAGGAATAATTGATAAAAGAGTGAAGGCATTGAAAGCAGGGGAGGCCAATACTGATGACTTATTAGGGATGTTGTTGGAATCCAACTTTAAACAAATTGAACAACATGGCAACAAGGATTTTGGTATGAGTACGCGAGAGATCATCGAGGAGTGTAAATTGTTCTATTTTGCTGGACAAGAAACCACCTCTGTATTGCTTGTATGGACTATGATTTTGTTGAGTAGACATCTAGATTGGCAAACTCGCGCTAGAGAAGAGGTTTTGCAAGTCTTCGGTGATAGCAAACTAGAATTTGATGGATTAAACCGCCTAAAAATT GTGACAATGATTTTGAACGAGTCGTTAAGGCTATATCCACCAGCTGATTCACTTAATCGAAAGACTACAACCAATACCAAGCTAGGGGAACTAAGTTTACCAGCTGGAGTGATGCTCGTATTGCCAATAATTTTATTGCATCACGACAAGGAAATATGGGGCGAAGATGCAACAGAGTTCAAGCCAGAGAGATTTAGTGAAGGCGTTTCAAAGGCAACAAAGGGTCAAATGACGTTTTTCCCATTTGGCGGGGGACCTAGGATATGCATTGGGCTAAACTTCACGATGATAGAAGCGAAGATGGCTTTGGCTATGATTCTACAACACTTCTCCTTTGAACTATCTCCTTCTTATACACACGCTCCGCAGTCTGTAATAACTATTCAACCCCAATATGGTGCTCCTCTTATATTGCATAAATTGTAA
- the LOC112941850 gene encoding G-type lectin S-receptor-like serine/threonine-protein kinase SD2-5, whose protein sequence is MVNGSLDRWIYHKDEENGLRWRIRQRIITDIAKGLAYLHDECSQKIIHLDIKPQNILLGKNFNAKISDFGLSKLIDKDESKVVTRMRGTPGYLAPEWLRSVITEKVDVYAFGIVLLEILCGRKNFDRSQADENVHLLSVFETKAEQLQLMDIVDKNNEDMQIHKEAVTEMMSIAAWCLQGDFTKRPSMSLVVKALEGLVSVETNLDYDFTSLPEVEDDNRQREDTISLILPSILSGPR, encoded by the coding sequence ATGGTAAATGGATCACTAGATAGATGGATTTATCataaagatgaagaaaatgGGCTTAGATGGCGTATAAGGCAAAGGATTATAACAGATATTGCCAAAGGATTAGCTTATCTTCATGACGAATGCAGCCAGAAGATAATTCATTTGGACATCAAACCACAAAATATCCTTCTAGGTAAAAACTTCAATGCTAAGATATCTGACTTTGGTCTGTCGAAACTGATCGATAAAGACGAAAGCAAAGTGGTAACTAGGATGAGAGGAACACCAGGGTATTTGGCTCCTGAATGGTTGAGGTCTGTAATCACTGAGAAAGTTGACGTGTATGCCTTTGGAATTGTGCTCTTGGAGATTTTGTGTGGGCGAAAGAATTTTGATAGGTCCCAAGCTGATGAGAATGTCCATTTGCTAAGTGTTTTCGAAACAAAAGCGGAACAACTACAGCTTATGGATATTGTTGACAAAAACAATGAGGATATGCAGATCCACAAAGAAGCAGTGACAGAAATGATGAGCATTGCTGCGTGGTGTCTACAGGGAGATTTCACCAAGAGACCTTCCATGTCATTAGTGGTTAAGGCATTGGAAGGTTTGGTGTCTGTTGAAACAAACTTGGATTACGATTTCACAAGCCTACCCGAGGTTGAGGATGACAACCGACAGAGGGAAGACACTATTAGTTTAATATTGCCTTCAATTTTATCCGGTCCAAGGTGA